In Miniphocaeibacter halophilus, the following proteins share a genomic window:
- a CDS encoding ABC transporter ATP-binding protein: MKVTLKNIGKKYEGREDFTIRNIDLDIESHDFCVILGPSGCGKSTLLRMVAGLNSITEGELLFNGRLMNKVASKDRDIAMVFQSYALYPHMTVYDNMAFSLAMRKTSKKTIHDRVTEAAKVLQIEDYLYSKPSDISGGQRQRVALGRAMVRKPAVFLMDEPLSNLDAKLREHMRIELVKLHKQLETTSIYVTHDQTEAMTMATKIVLLDKGVVQQVGKPDEFYDRPNNLFVAQFIGSPTMNVIEGKFINGQFESLSGEVKFEPLDEEKNRFVDYANKNITIGIRSERFEIKDKLEKGCFTGKIEVVENLGKEKVLYVKLKDSKEIVMTMPGYLSFSEGEEKIFKFDPKAVHYFDTETGLRI; the protein is encoded by the coding sequence ATGAAAGTAACTTTAAAAAATATAGGTAAAAAATATGAAGGTAGAGAAGATTTTACCATTAGAAATATAGATTTAGATATAGAAAGTCATGATTTCTGTGTAATACTTGGTCCATCAGGATGTGGTAAATCAACATTGCTAAGAATGGTAGCAGGACTTAATTCAATTACAGAAGGTGAATTGCTATTTAATGGAAGGCTTATGAATAAGGTAGCATCAAAGGACAGGGATATAGCTATGGTTTTTCAATCCTATGCTCTCTACCCTCATATGACGGTTTATGATAATATGGCTTTTTCTCTAGCAATGAGAAAAACTAGTAAAAAAACCATTCACGATAGGGTAACAGAAGCGGCAAAAGTTTTGCAAATAGAGGACTATTTGTATTCAAAACCATCTGATATTTCAGGAGGACAAAGACAGAGGGTTGCTCTTGGAAGAGCCATGGTCAGAAAGCCGGCAGTATTCTTAATGGATGAGCCTTTATCTAATTTAGACGCAAAACTAAGAGAACATATGAGAATTGAATTAGTTAAACTACATAAACAATTGGAAACTACTTCAATTTATGTAACTCATGACCAAACAGAGGCCATGACAATGGCAACGAAAATTGTTTTATTGGACAAGGGTGTTGTACAGCAAGTTGGAAAACCGGATGAGTTTTATGATAGGCCAAATAATTTATTTGTTGCACAATTCATAGGTTCACCTACAATGAATGTAATTGAGGGGAAATTTATAAATGGACAATTTGAATCTTTAAGTGGTGAAGTTAAATTTGAGCCTTTAGATGAAGAAAAAAATAGGTTCGTAGATTATGCAAATAAAAATATTACAATAGGAATTAGATCTGAAAGATTTGAAATAAAAGATAAACTTGAAAAAGGATGTTTTACTGGTAAAATAGAAGTTGTAGAAAATTTAGGTAAAGAAAAAGTCCTGTATGTTAAATTAAAAGATTCTAAGGAAATTGTAATGACAATGCCAGGATACCTAAGCTTTAGTGAAGGAGAAGAAAAAATATTTAAGTTTGACCCAAAAGCTGTTCATTATTTTGATACAGAAACTGGTTTAAGAATTTAA
- the yihA gene encoding ribosome biogenesis GTP-binding protein YihA/YsxC — MKIKSSRLETIAATLNQYPVDDLPEIAFAGRSNVGKSSFINAVINRKNLARTSSKPGKTRTVNFYNINEEFRLVDLPGYGYAAVSKTEKENWAKIIETYLNNRKNLYETILIVDIRHKPTENDKQMYDWILSYDFTGFVIANKADKISKSKFKTNIDIIMKALNIKDRDLIIPFSSEKKINIDIIREQIENIIKYGSGFEE; from the coding sequence ATGAAAATAAAATCTAGTAGACTTGAAACAATAGCTGCAACATTAAATCAATATCCAGTTGATGACCTACCTGAAATAGCATTTGCAGGTAGGTCAAATGTTGGAAAATCGAGTTTTATTAATGCTGTAATAAATAGGAAAAACCTTGCAAGAACCAGTTCAAAACCTGGAAAAACCAGAACTGTTAATTTCTACAATATAAATGAGGAGTTTAGACTGGTGGATTTACCAGGATATGGCTATGCAGCTGTATCAAAAACCGAAAAGGAAAATTGGGCAAAAATAATTGAGACATATTTAAATAATAGAAAAAATCTTTATGAGACTATTTTAATTGTTGATATTAGACATAAGCCAACTGAAAATGACAAACAGATGTATGACTGGATTTTATCCTATGATTTTACAGGTTTTGTAATAGCAAATAAGGCCGATAAAATTTCAAAGTCTAAATTTAAAACAAATATCGACATTATAATGAAGGCTTTAAATATAAAGGATAGGGATTTAATAATTCCATTTAGTTCAGAAAAAAAGATAAATATAGATATTATAAGAGAACAAATAGAAAATATAATAAAATACGGTTCAGGATTTGAAGAGTAG
- a CDS encoding ABC transporter permease subunit produces the protein MVGYETKVYDSIGNSHDRKNLYLKEVAELQEKYEETKDINYKNKLKELVSNKNSNKYIIELNKAKEEEKEFLKGLKTLAEKHKKDNDNILPKSLLKLDVEFRLAIEKIEFYKKYVDLSYDFELEYKSNKILVEQLPLIIREYNNLNKDIRFINEELKNIDKNQENIVKKEIEEYIEDRKKLLEEQKLQLKDKKNKGIISKKAYKNEVKQYKYKFKDDIETKSFESKEKYYINLKKSIEFIFKDGIKTRKKILNADISDLRRKTPVEVENKDTWKAIVTIPIPGLGQILNKQYMKSLFFLIGSLFIYSVAIPYNLGFGNYQGTGISGLLSLAEGGARLDKSLIFMIEGIIAFVLLVFAVLILILSFKDVHGVLKNKFKGVRENNWFETKDNIENNGFPYIVSIPALILIVFIVIVPIATALLLSFTNMDPDHQSKFSWIGFKNYSMLLKGEGMAGSVFWKILVWTLIWTFGATTLSIFIGFALALLAHNERIRGKVVFRTIFLLPWAVPAFITIMFFSIMASPGGAITEILSGIFGTDVLIKNSTVLTRIALICLQGWLGSSYIFLLATGVLQGIPGDLYEAADIDGATALQRLTKITIPLVLFQTAPLLVSQYTFNFNNFSIIYLFNQGGPFNPTNYGNLAGSSDILISYIYNLTMVNGYQAVGAAITIFISIGLMIFTFIGYRNSKAFKEDI, from the coding sequence TTGGTTGGTTATGAAACAAAAGTTTATGACAGCATTGGTAATTCTCATGATAGAAAAAATTTATATTTAAAGGAAGTAGCTGAGCTTCAAGAAAAATATGAAGAAACAAAAGACATTAATTATAAAAATAAATTAAAAGAGTTAGTTTCAAATAAGAACTCAAATAAATATATTATAGAATTAAATAAGGCAAAAGAAGAAGAAAAGGAATTTTTAAAGGGGTTAAAAACTCTAGCTGAAAAGCATAAAAAGGATAATGACAATATTTTACCAAAATCATTGTTGAAACTAGATGTAGAATTTAGATTGGCTATTGAGAAAATCGAATTTTATAAAAAATATGTAGATTTAAGTTATGATTTTGAATTAGAGTACAAGAGCAATAAAATATTAGTAGAGCAACTCCCTTTAATTATAAGAGAATATAATAATTTAAATAAAGATATTAGATTTATTAATGAAGAATTAAAAAATATTGATAAAAATCAAGAAAATATAGTAAAAAAAGAAATAGAAGAATATATTGAAGATAGAAAAAAACTTTTAGAAGAACAGAAATTACAATTAAAAGACAAGAAAAATAAGGGAATTATATCAAAAAAAGCATATAAAAATGAAGTAAAACAATATAAATATAAATTTAAAGACGATATTGAAACAAAAAGTTTTGAATCAAAGGAAAAATACTATATTAATTTAAAAAAATCCATAGAATTTATATTTAAAGATGGTATAAAAACTAGAAAGAAAATATTAAATGCCGATATATCTGATCTTAGAAGAAAGACACCTGTAGAAGTTGAAAATAAGGATACTTGGAAGGCTATTGTTACTATTCCAATACCAGGCTTAGGACAGATTTTAAACAAACAATACATGAAATCGTTATTCTTTTTAATAGGAAGTTTATTCATTTATAGTGTTGCTATACCCTATAATCTTGGATTTGGAAACTATCAAGGAACAGGAATATCCGGTTTACTAAGTTTGGCAGAAGGCGGAGCTAGACTAGACAAGAGTTTAATATTTATGATAGAGGGAATTATAGCATTTGTATTACTGGTTTTTGCAGTTTTAATATTAATTCTTTCCTTTAAAGATGTACATGGTGTTTTAAAGAATAAATTTAAAGGAGTACGGGAAAATAACTGGTTTGAAACTAAGGATAATATAGAAAATAACGGATTTCCTTATATTGTAAGCATACCTGCTTTAATACTTATTGTATTTATAGTAATAGTACCTATAGCTACAGCCTTACTTCTATCTTTTACAAACATGGATCCAGACCATCAATCTAAATTTAGCTGGATTGGATTTAAAAACTATTCCATGTTATTAAAAGGTGAAGGAATGGCAGGTTCTGTTTTCTGGAAAATACTTGTTTGGACTTTGATTTGGACATTTGGAGCAACAACCCTTTCTATTTTTATTGGTTTTGCTTTAGCCCTTCTAGCCCATAATGAAAGAATAAGGGGGAAAGTGGTTTTTAGAACGATATTTCTATTACCTTGGGCAGTACCTGCTTTTATAACCATTATGTTTTTCAGTATTATGGCATCACCAGGAGGCGCAATTACAGAAATACTATCAGGTATATTTGGTACCGATGTGTTAATAAAAAATAGTACAGTACTTACAAGAATTGCCTTGATATGTTTACAAGGCTGGCTAGGTTCTTCATATATATTTTTATTGGCAACAGGAGTATTACAGGGAATACCTGGAGATTTATATGAAGCTGCTGACATTGATGGAGCAACAGCCTTACAAAGATTGACAAAAATTACCATTCCATTGGTTTTATTTCAAACAGCACCATTACTTGTTAGTCAGTACACATTTAATTTTAATAATTTCTCCATAATTTATTTATTTAATCAAGGAGGACCATTTAATCCTACAAATTATGGTAATTTAGCAGGTTCATCAGATATCCTCATATCCTATATCTATAATTTGACAATGGTAAACGGATATCAAGCAGTAGGAGCTGCAATAACCATATTCATATCTATTGGGTTAATGATATTTACATTTATTGGATATAGAAATTCAAAAGCTTTTAAGGAGGATATTTAA
- a CDS encoding ATP-binding protein: MNIYEDCACSSILNATHMTKDFINKLTNYFDDEELIYDIRLIITELLVNCVQHGNKNDYSKKISLSVEIVDNKIIMKVKDQGEGVKQEITAKVEDCETCGRGLLIVKKLTDNLIFNKNEIVAELYL; the protein is encoded by the coding sequence ATGAATATATATGAGGATTGTGCTTGCAGCAGTATTTTAAATGCTACTCATATGACTAAAGACTTCATAAATAAATTAACAAATTATTTTGATGATGAAGAATTAATATATGACATTCGTTTAATTATTACAGAGCTTTTAGTAAATTGTGTACAGCATGGCAATAAAAACGACTATTCAAAGAAAATCTCTTTATCGGTAGAAATAGTAGATAATAAAATAATCATGAAGGTAAAAGATCAAGGTGAGGGAGTGAAACAAGAAATTACTGCTAAAGTAGAAGACTGTGAAACTTGTGGTAGAGGATTACTTATAGTAAAAAAGTTGACAGATAATTTAATATTCAACAAAAATGAAATAGTAGCAGAATTATATTTATAA
- the rd gene encoding rubredoxin, translated as MKRYVCQPCGYIYDPAEGDADGGIAPGTAFEDLPEDWVCPVCGAGKDMFEEE; from the coding sequence ATGAAAAGATATGTATGTCAACCTTGTGGATATATATATGACCCAGCAGAAGGTGATGCTGACGGAGGAATAGCTCCAGGTACAGCTTTTGAAGATTTACCAGAAGATTGGGTTTGCCCAGTATGTGGTGCCGGTAAAGATATGTTTGAAGAAGAATAA
- a CDS encoding YerC/YecD family TrpR-related protein has product MTDESRIKSKQIDEFFDAVLMLKNKEDCYKFFEDVCTVRELHSITQRLEVAKLLKIRKTYNEIEKETGASTATISRVNRSLNYGAEGYELVLDTLIARDLERKKKNKK; this is encoded by the coding sequence TTGACAGATGAGTCGAGAATTAAAAGCAAACAAATTGACGAATTTTTTGATGCTGTTTTAATGTTGAAAAATAAAGAGGACTGCTATAAATTTTTTGAAGATGTTTGTACTGTAAGAGAATTACATTCAATTACTCAAAGATTGGAAGTAGCAAAGCTATTAAAGATTAGAAAAACCTATAATGAAATAGAAAAGGAAACCGGTGCTTCAACAGCTACAATAAGTAGGGTAAACAGAAGTTTAAACTATGGAGCGGAAGGTTATGAATTAGTATTAGATACTTTAATAGCAAGGGATTTAGAAAGAAAGAAAAAGAATAAAAAATAA
- a CDS encoding sugar ABC transporter permease, which yields MKKNKNKNLYLSDRPPLTLVGKIGLFVSYLVLILWSLAIVLPIFQMVSSSFNGNQGRNIMLNTEFAFSLKNFEYLFKETHFLTWVINTILIAVATALVTLLVVSFTGYAYSRFRFKGKKASLMAIMLIQVIPTFVGITAYFTMQSIIESKIPIFSRQVMLVLIYSAGGIASNTFILKGYIDSISPELDEAARIDGCSNMQIYRLIIMPIARPMLSIIALWSFIGPFMDYLISKILLTSPETYTLATGLFTLVNDERNMNQPAFAAGGLLTAIPIVVLFIALQKQLVSGLSSGSVKG from the coding sequence ATGAAAAAAAATAAAAATAAAAATCTTTACTTATCAGATAGACCTCCTTTAACCTTAGTCGGAAAAATAGGACTTTTTGTAAGTTATTTAGTTTTAATATTATGGAGTTTAGCAATAGTACTTCCTATATTTCAAATGGTTTCATCATCTTTTAATGGAAATCAAGGAAGAAATATAATGTTAAATACGGAGTTTGCATTTTCTTTAAAAAACTTTGAATATTTATTTAAGGAAACTCATTTTTTAACTTGGGTTATAAATACGATTTTAATTGCAGTAGCAACGGCTTTAGTAACATTATTAGTTGTTTCCTTTACAGGATATGCCTACTCTAGATTTAGATTTAAAGGTAAGAAGGCATCCTTAATGGCTATAATGTTAATACAAGTAATACCTACATTTGTAGGGATTACAGCATATTTTACTATGCAATCAATAATAGAGTCTAAAATTCCTATATTTAGTAGACAAGTTATGTTGGTTTTAATTTATTCCGCAGGAGGAATAGCTTCAAATACCTTTATTTTAAAGGGGTATATAGATTCTATTTCACCGGAATTAGATGAAGCAGCTAGAATAGATGGTTGTTCAAATATGCAAATATATAGACTTATAATAATGCCTATAGCAAGACCGATGCTGTCAATAATTGCATTATGGTCATTTATTGGTCCGTTTATGGATTATTTAATATCAAAGATATTGTTGACAAGTCCGGAAACATATACTTTAGCAACTGGTCTATTTACACTGGTTAACGATGAAAGAAATATGAACCAACCAGCGTTTGCAGCAGGAGGACTTTTAACTGCTATACCAATAGTAGTGTTGTTTATAGCATTACAAAAACAATTAGTATCTGGATTATCATCAGGATCAGTAAAAGGGTAA
- a CDS encoding formate--tetrahydrofolate ligase, producing MKTDVQIAQEAKMDPILEVGKRLGIDSDDLYLYGNYKAKIDLGLLDRLKDKEDGKLILVTAINPTPAGEGKTTMNVGLSMGLNRIGKSSISALREPSLGPSFGVKGGAAGGGYAQVVPMEDINMHFTGDFHAITTAHNLISALLDNHLQQGNELRIDPRRILWKRVLDMNDRALRNIVVGLGGKPNGVPREDGFDITVASEIMAILCLSTSLSDLKERIGNILVAYSYEGEPIYAKDLKAQGAVALVMKDAINPNLVQTLENTPAILHGGPFANIAHGCNSVVATKMAMKLCDYTVTEAGFGGDLGAEKFFDIKCRLGGITPDATVVVATVRALKHHGGVAKADLGTENLDALTEGFANLERHIKNMASYGIPVVVAINKFPTDTDKEVELLKDLTVKAGTVAVICDVWAKGGEGAVELAKVVVDKIEESENKFHYLYDDNKSIEEKIETIVKDIYGGDGVDFTSKAKKKLKEISDLGLDNYPVCMAKTQYSFSDDPKLLGAPTGFTVTVRDLRVSRGAGFVVALTGDIMTMPGLPKVPAANNIDVLESGEIVGLF from the coding sequence ATGAAAACAGATGTGCAAATTGCTCAAGAAGCAAAAATGGATCCAATATTAGAAGTAGGCAAACGTTTAGGAATAGACAGTGATGATCTTTACCTATATGGTAATTATAAAGCAAAGATAGACTTAGGTCTATTAGATAGATTAAAAGACAAAGAAGACGGAAAACTTATTTTGGTTACAGCTATAAACCCTACTCCTGCAGGAGAAGGAAAAACAACTATGAATGTAGGTTTATCAATGGGATTAAATAGAATTGGTAAATCATCTATTTCAGCCTTAAGAGAACCTTCATTAGGACCTAGCTTTGGAGTTAAAGGTGGAGCAGCAGGTGGTGGATATGCACAAGTAGTGCCTATGGAAGATATTAATATGCATTTTACAGGGGACTTCCACGCAATTACAACTGCTCATAACTTAATTTCTGCATTATTAGATAATCATTTACAACAAGGAAATGAATTAAGAATAGATCCAAGAAGAATTCTTTGGAAGAGAGTTCTCGATATGAATGATAGAGCTTTAAGAAATATTGTAGTTGGATTAGGTGGAAAACCTAATGGTGTACCTAGAGAAGATGGATTTGACATAACAGTTGCTTCAGAAATCATGGCAATATTATGTTTAAGTACAAGTCTTTCAGATTTAAAGGAAAGAATTGGTAATATTTTAGTTGCATATAGTTATGAAGGAGAACCAATATATGCAAAGGATTTAAAGGCTCAAGGTGCAGTAGCATTAGTAATGAAGGATGCTATAAATCCTAATCTAGTTCAAACCTTGGAAAATACTCCGGCAATATTACATGGTGGACCATTTGCAAACATTGCTCATGGTTGTAATTCAGTTGTAGCAACAAAAATGGCTATGAAATTATGCGATTATACAGTTACTGAAGCAGGATTTGGTGGAGACTTAGGAGCTGAAAAATTCTTCGATATTAAATGTAGATTAGGTGGAATAACTCCAGATGCAACAGTTGTAGTTGCAACAGTAAGAGCTTTAAAACATCATGGAGGAGTTGCTAAAGCTGATTTAGGAACAGAAAATCTAGATGCTTTAACAGAAGGATTTGCTAACCTAGAAAGACATATTAAAAATATGGCAAGTTATGGAATACCTGTAGTTGTAGCAATAAATAAATTCCCAACAGATACAGATAAAGAAGTAGAATTATTAAAGGATTTAACAGTTAAAGCAGGTACTGTTGCAGTTATTTGTGATGTATGGGCAAAAGGTGGCGAAGGCGCTGTTGAACTTGCAAAAGTAGTAGTAGATAAAATAGAAGAAAGTGAAAATAAATTCCATTATTTATATGATGATAATAAATCAATTGAAGAAAAAATTGAAACCATTGTAAAAGATATTTATGGTGGAGACGGAGTAGACTTTACTTCAAAAGCTAAAAAGAAATTAAAAGAAATATCTGACTTAGGACTTGACAATTATCCAGTATGTATGGCTAAGACTCAATATTCCTTCTCAGATGATCCGAAATTACTAGGAGCACCAACAGGATTTACAGTAACAGTTAGGGATTTAAGAGTTTCTAGAGGAGCGGGTTTTGTTGTAGCTTTAACAGGGGATATAATGACAATGCCTGGATTACCTAAGGTTCCTGCTGCTAATAATATTGATGTATTAGAATCTGGAGAAATTGTTGGATTGTTCTAA
- a CDS encoding sugar ABC transporter substrate-binding protein, with translation MKKKLIVGMSMVLALTLGLTSCGGKGEKKPSSSGEAKGINAEISVQAEKEWMDYYNGAIERVKKDNPDATINIIEKGAFDHIDVIDQTDGTNKDVADVFAIPIDRISGLVKNDVLGAVDTEYIKSKVSGYEDLDNGIGKNFKVDGDYLGFPYNIETLVVYANKANAEAKGVDYSKALEFNDLKQNDFVTKIHDLWFGVAFLNSADINLLTKEDDGKLTTDLTTPYNELSEDKQAVFEALYNYWKGNSEENSPILDKSSADSFIDESFKSGGESSLRLDGPWAMNSLGEFTNEGKDLDVVSTEMITVNGKPLKHWKSGWGLVINSRIEVDEDKMALANALIAELINPEYAEDLFKATGKILENVSVEDYEKTGLSDADKNVIKATIDSYEKSVARPTFSEIDNVWTTWENAILSWNSVKPADAEAAYNEVKASFEAFMTNIGQ, from the coding sequence ATGAAGAAGAAATTAATTGTAGGTATGAGTATGGTGTTAGCTTTGACTTTAGGTTTAACATCCTGTGGTGGAAAAGGAGAGAAGAAACCAAGCTCTTCAGGAGAAGCAAAGGGAATTAATGCAGAAATATCTGTACAAGCAGAAAAGGAATGGATGGATTATTACAATGGTGCAATAGAAAGAGTTAAAAAAGATAATCCAGATGCAACTATTAATATAATAGAAAAAGGTGCATTTGATCATATAGACGTTATTGATCAAACTGATGGAACAAACAAAGACGTAGCAGACGTTTTTGCAATTCCAATCGATAGAATTAGCGGTTTAGTTAAAAATGACGTACTTGGAGCTGTAGATACAGAATATATTAAATCTAAAGTAAGTGGTTATGAGGATTTGGATAATGGTATTGGAAAAAACTTTAAAGTTGATGGAGACTATTTAGGATTTCCATACAATATAGAAACTCTTGTAGTATATGCAAATAAAGCAAATGCAGAAGCAAAGGGAGTTGACTATTCAAAAGCTTTAGAATTTAACGACTTAAAACAAAACGATTTTGTAACAAAAATTCATGACTTGTGGTTTGGAGTTGCATTTTTAAACTCTGCAGACATTAATTTACTTACTAAAGAAGATGATGGTAAATTAACTACGGATTTAACTACTCCTTACAATGAATTATCAGAAGATAAACAAGCTGTTTTTGAAGCATTATATAATTATTGGAAGGGAAATTCTGAAGAAAACAGTCCAATTCTAGATAAATCATCTGCAGATTCATTTATAGATGAAAGTTTTAAAAGCGGTGGAGAATCTTCATTAAGATTAGATGGTCCTTGGGCTATGAATAGTTTAGGAGAATTTACAAATGAAGGTAAGGATTTAGATGTAGTTTCAACAGAAATGATAACAGTAAATGGTAAACCATTAAAGCACTGGAAAAGTGGTTGGGGTCTTGTAATCAACTCTAGAATTGAAGTAGATGAAGATAAAATGGCTTTAGCTAACGCTTTAATTGCAGAGTTAATCAATCCGGAATATGCTGAAGATCTATTTAAAGCAACAGGAAAAATACTTGAAAATGTTTCAGTTGAGGATTATGAAAAAACAGGTTTATCAGATGCTGATAAAAATGTTATAAAGGCAACAATAGACTCTTATGAAAAATCAGTTGCTCGTCCAACTTTTAGTGAAATAGATAATGTTTGGACAACATGGGAAAATGCAATATTATCATGGAATAGTGTAAAACCAGCAGATGCAGAAGCTGCTTACAACGAAGTAAAAGCATCATTTGAAGCTTTTATGACAAATATAGGTCAATAA
- the typA gene encoding translational GTPase TypA, producing the protein MTLKNNIRNIAIIAHVDHGKTTLVDGLLRTSGIFRENQEVEDRVMDSNDIEKERGITILSKNTAIEYKDYKINIIDTPGHADFGGEVERVLMMANGVVLVVDAFEGPMPQTKFVLKKAFELNLPTIVCINKIDREEARPDEVVDEILDLFIQLNAGEEYLDSPFIYASAREGYATKDPNEKYTDMTPLLDTIIDYIPAPEGDINEPFKLLISTTDYSEYVGRIGIGKLESGSIKVNDTAHIVNYNDKSVDKKINITKIYEFQGLNRVEVSESSVGNIIAVTGVEGINIGDTICSEEDVRPLPFVKISEPTLSMNFIVNNSPFAGREGKYVTSRQIRNRLYKELETDVSLRVEDTDSTDSFRVSGRGELHLSVLIENLRREDYEFQVSKPEVLYKRDEDGKLLEPIETVVIDVDEEFVGTIIEKLGQRKAELKDMKPSQGGYTRLVFEIPTRGLIGYRQEFISDTKGSGVINSEFKEYAKFKGEIPRRSTGSLISYETGTATAYGLNSAQSRGILFIKPGEEVYEGMVIGSNPKGLDIEVNVCKKKAQTNIRSSAADEALKLSPPKIMSLEELLEFIEEDELVEITPKNFRLRKKILNSEKRYKSKKNSK; encoded by the coding sequence ATGACATTAAAGAATAATATAAGAAATATTGCAATAATTGCCCATGTCGATCATGGGAAAACAACATTAGTAGACGGATTATTAAGAACCAGTGGAATATTTAGGGAAAATCAAGAAGTTGAAGATAGAGTAATGGATAGTAATGATATTGAAAAAGAAAGAGGAATTACTATTCTGTCTAAAAATACGGCGATTGAATATAAGGATTACAAAATCAATATAATAGATACTCCGGGACATGCGGATTTTGGTGGTGAAGTTGAACGGGTTTTAATGATGGCAAATGGAGTGGTATTAGTAGTAGACGCTTTTGAAGGACCAATGCCTCAGACTAAATTTGTTCTTAAAAAAGCTTTTGAATTAAATTTACCAACAATAGTATGTATAAATAAAATAGATAGGGAAGAAGCTAGACCGGATGAAGTAGTAGATGAAATACTGGATTTATTCATACAGTTAAATGCAGGAGAAGAATATTTAGATTCTCCATTTATATATGCTTCAGCTAGGGAAGGTTATGCTACTAAAGATCCTAATGAAAAATATACGGACATGACTCCTTTATTAGATACTATAATAGATTATATACCTGCTCCGGAAGGCGACATTAACGAACCGTTTAAATTGTTAATTTCAACAACGGATTATAGTGAATACGTTGGTAGAATAGGTATTGGTAAATTAGAATCCGGCAGTATAAAAGTAAATGACACAGCACATATAGTAAATTATAATGACAAAAGTGTAGATAAAAAAATAAATATAACAAAAATATATGAATTTCAAGGTCTTAACAGAGTTGAAGTAAGTGAATCATCAGTAGGAAATATAATTGCAGTAACAGGTGTTGAAGGAATAAATATTGGAGATACTATTTGTTCCGAGGAAGACGTAAGACCCTTACCTTTTGTAAAAATATCGGAACCTACTCTTTCAATGAATTTCATTGTAAACAATAGCCCTTTTGCAGGTAGAGAAGGAAAATATGTAACAAGTAGACAAATTAGAAATAGACTCTACAAAGAGTTAGAAACGGATGTTAGTTTAAGAGTTGAGGATACAGATAGTACTGACTCCTTTAGAGTTAGTGGTAGAGGGGAACTACATCTTTCAGTATTAATTGAAAATTTAAGAAGAGAAGATTATGAGTTTCAAGTTTCAAAACCTGAAGTACTTTATAAGAGAGATGAAGATGGTAAATTATTAGAACCTATAGAAACTGTAGTAATTGATGTTGATGAGGAGTTTGTAGGAACTATAATTGAAAAACTCGGACAGAGAAAAGCTGAGCTTAAAGACATGAAACCATCACAAGGTGGCTATACAAGATTGGTTTTTGAAATTCCAACAAGAGGTTTAATAGGATACAGGCAAGAGTTTATTTCAGATACAAAGGGTAGTGGAGTAATAAATTCTGAATTTAAGGAATACGCAAAGTTCAAAGGTGAAATACCTAGAAGAAGTACAGGTTCTTTAATATCCTATGAAACGGGAACCGCTACAGCCTATGGACTTAATTCTGCACAAAGTAGGGGAATTTTATTTATAAAACCTGGGGAAGAAGTGTACGAAGGTATGGTTATAGGATCAAATCCAAAAGGATTAGATATAGAGGTAAATGTTTGCAAGAAAAAAGCTCAAACCAATATTAGGTCCTCAGCAGCCGATGAAGCATTAAAGCTATCACCGCCTAAAATTATGAGTTTAGAGGAACTGTTGGAATTTATCGAAGAAGATGAGTTAGTAGAAATAACTCCAAAAAATTTTAGATTAAGAAAAAAAATATTGAATTCAGAAAAAAGATATAAGTCAAAAAAGAATAGTAAATAA